A single genomic interval of Lucilia cuprina isolate Lc7/37 chromosome 2, ASM2204524v1, whole genome shotgun sequence harbors:
- the LOC124418451 gene encoding histone acetyltransferase KAT7, giving the protein MNSSRSTSTSSSGSSTSSGSTSCTDSGSSSTDSESTTSSDAKPLNASRGNDNNKNKPQVTTRRKSSESKANQQKTTAEAEKTKLNTSNSSTVAKQPNKNITYSSDDDTPPAKKPLKRLSTTSTTQPSQRRRSSGGFALTASKLQKAQSENTTSGIEVAKDTKPAKTNENEKDKSTILPIAVDPDVITKTNTTPIKKAKQEPQTKAVGKNTNSVNDNTEQTTTKAKQIPNKRSNGPSQSIRAAAAATSRKKCSDESEYDSVSGSEDDSSSSSSETESSDNSSYNSKAEKGGGEGIGGKRRPKNRHTEIGAKNKNEFSDSDRGESPPKNTRNRKLTRSLSTRRNSKPLVKTSAGASQQDGGSDSDSEAINGTVGDMKRSLCKSPAKKSYIGLGATTLSKCSVKKEISNNGFTSMSRAPTPPQLEKRCPVDGCDSSGHLSGNLDRHFLPEACPIYHNMSVSECKERANERKLRAESISSKPSTASNHMDSQKSGQQSSAKLLQTNEQKEFYSKIKESRARFKPIAEVVNSDKVKLEKDCNDEDREPSLIGLVPDYDLQLFRDAQALASEKIEDEVKDLPIGKGIKYITMGKYKMKVWYQSPYPEDVSRLPQMYICEFCLRYQKSETGIKRHAHKCVWRHPPGDEIYRKGKLQVWQVDGKRHKQYCQHLCLLAKFFLDHKTLYYDVEPFLFYIMTLADVDGCHTVGYFSKEKNSFYNVSCILTLPPYQRKGYGRLLIDFSKYN; this is encoded by the exons atgaatTCTAGCCGTTCTACGTCTACATCATCGTCTGGAAGTTCAACAAGCAGTGGAAGTACAAGTTGCACAGATAGTGGATCATCTTCAACAGATTCTGAGAGTACTACCTCCAGCGATGCCAAACCTTTAAATGCATCTAGAGGTAatgataataacaaaaataagcCGCAAGTAACAACCAGAAGAAAGAGCTCGGAAAGTAAGGCAAACCAACAAAAGACAACGGCGGAGGcagaaaaaactaaacttaatacGAGCAACAGTTCGACGGTAGCCAAGCaacctaataaaaatataacttattCCAGTGATGATGATACACCACCTGCTAAAAAACCACTTAAAAGGCTGTCGACTACATCTACGACACAGCCCAGTCAAAGGCGAAGATCCTCTGGGGGTTTTGCCTTGACAGCCTCCAAATTACAAAAGGCACAATCAGAGAACACAACTTCTGGCATAGAAGTAGCAAAAGACACTAAACCGGCCAAGACAAATGAAAATGAGAAAGATAAATCAACAATTTTGCCAATAGCTGTAGATCCTGATGTTATAACGAAAACAAATACAACACCCATAAAAAAGGCAAAACAAGAACCACAAACCAAGGCCGTAGGCAAGAATACAAATTCAGTTAATGATAACACGGAGCAGACAACTactaaagcaaaacaaattCCAAATAAGCGAAGCAATGGTCCATCTCAATCCATAAGAGCAGCTGCTGCTGCAACgtcaagaaaaaaatgttctgACGAATCTGAGTATGATAGTGTTTCCGGCTCAGAAGATGATTCTTCAAGTAGTAGTAGCGAAACTGAAAGTAGTGACAATAGTTCATATAATTCCAAGGCCGAAAAGGGTGGGGGCGAAGGTATAGGCGGCAAACGACGTCCGAAGAATAGACATACCGAAATAggtgctaaaaataaaaatgaattttccgATTCAGATAGAGGAGAGAGTCCGCCCAAGAATACCAGAAATAGAAAACTTACACGCTCCCTAAGTACCAGAAGAAACAGCAAACCATTAGTTAAAACTTCAGCTGGAGCCAGTCAGCAGGATGGTGGTTCAGATTCCGATTCAGAAGCTATTAATGGTACCGTGGGCGATATGAAACGTTCACTCTGCAAGAGTCCGGCCAAAAAGTCCTACATTGGCCTTGGCGCCACAACGCTTAGTAAATGTAGCGTAAAAAAGGAAATCAGTAACAATGGTTTTACAAGCATGTCTAGAGCACCCACGCCACCGCAATTGGAAAAGCGATGTCCAGTTGATGGCTGTGATTCCTCGGGTCATCTAAGTGGAAATTTAGATCGCCACTTTTTACCCGAAGCCTGTCCTATATATCACAACATGTCTGTTTCCGAATGCAAAGAAAGAGCTAATGAGCGCAAGCTAAGAGCGGAAAGCATTAGCAGTAAACCTTCTACAGCCTCCAATCATATGGATAGCCAAAAGTCTGGTCAGCAGTCTTCAGCAAAACTCCTACAAACTAATGaacaaaaagaattttatagtaaaattaaaGAATCGAGAGCACGTTTCAAACCCATAGCGGAGGTGGTAAACAGCGATAAAGTTAAATTGGAAAAGGATTGTAACGATGAAGATCGTGAGCCCAGTTTGATAGGTTTAGTACCCGATTATGATCTACAGTTGTTTAGAGATGCCCAGGCTTTAGCTAGTGAAAAAATTGAAGATGAAGTTAAAGATTTGCCCATTGGCAAAGGCATCAA ATATATCACAATGGGTAAATACAAAATGAAAGTATGGTATCAGTCTCCCTATCCTGAAGACGTTTCGAGGTTGCCACAAATGTACATTTGTGAGTTTTGTTTACGTTATCAAAAATCAGAAACCGGCATTAAACGTCATGCTCACAAATGCGTTTGGCGACATCCGCCCGGTGATGAAATCTATCGTAAAGGCAAATTACAAGTGTGGCAAGTAGATGGTAAACGTCATAAGCAATATTGCCAGCATTTGTGTTTGTTGGCGAAATTTTTTCTGGATCACAAAACTTTGTACTATGATGTTGAACCATTTCTATTTTATATCATGACCTTGGCAGATGTTGATGGTTGTCATACGGTGGGCTATTTTAGCAAG
- the LOC111679165 gene encoding PAT complex subunit CCDC47 → MKLIKALLIALVCCAFITFDLTPVSAFEDNDFAEFEDFDSDDEFVEAPVTVKGEGVPVANEVPVVKEKESINTINVQDDEEDGIVEDEDEFFKDDEEFEGFDGGDIKEDVVDKRAPEPKLTVAKIPMHFRTHWDSYWMEMLMLAGLMVYFTNFFAGKAKNAKLAHLWYSTHKGLLDDNFVLVGDDGKQENENPGLMKESESLYTLWCSGRTCCEGMLVELKMIKRQDLVSLVAGLMRPQQDQLHIKFDLTRGVMDPFVFCVGTKKTITKAFKEYSDLSKYCTLVSKPETRYNVPTGFSVLSEIPEATSAILENRVITALSKYQQFIDYIHISDQFSGPIQQDETNVLKQPETKPVLMAGFNLPKDGDMESVKPLLILIFYLMERLKVQRISKEGIQKAEKNRARVEEEFLKSTHAARAEAAAQRREEKRKAEKERIMAEDDPEKQRRWEAKEQKRQAKKKTPKMKRLAVKSL, encoded by the exons atgaaGCTAATCAAAGCTTTATTGATTGCACTTGTTTGCTGTGCTTTTATTACCTTTGATTTGACACCCGTATCAGCATTCGAAGACAATGACTTTGCCGAATTTGAAGATTTCGATAGTGATGATGAATTTGTAGAGGCACCTGTCACGGTTAAAGGCGAAGGTGTCCCGGTAGCAAATGAAGTACCAGTTGTAAAGGAAAAAGAATCCATAAATACGATTAATGTTCAAGATGATGAAGAAGATGGTATTGTTGAGGATGAAGATGAATTCTTTAAAGATGATGAAGAATTTGAGGGTTTTGATGGAGGCGATATTAAGGAAGATGTTGTCGATAAAAGAGCTCCCGAACCAAAACTCACCGTTGCCAAAATACCCATGCATTTTag AACACATTGGGATTCCTATTGGATGGAAATGTTAATGCTGGCCGGTCTTATGGTATATTTTACCAACTTTTTCGCCGGCAAAGCTAAAAATGCCAAATTAGCTCATTTATGGTATAGCACTCACAAGGGTCTGCTAGATGACAATTTTGTTTTGGTGGGCGATGATGGCAAACAGGAGAATGAAAATCCTGGTTTAATGAAAGAAAGTGAAAGTTTGTATACACTTTGGTGTTCGGGACGTACCTGCTGTGAAGGCATGTTGGTCGAGTTGAAAATGATTAAACGTCAAGATTTAGTATCATTAGTAGCTGGATTAATGCGCCCACAACAAGATCAATTACACATTAAATTTGATCTTACACGTGGTGTAATGGATCCATTTGTATTCTGTGTTGGTACTAAGAAAACTATAACAAAGGCTTTTAAGGAATACTCCGATTTG AGCAAATATTGTACTCTAGTCAGTAAACCAGAGACACGTTATAATGTGCCTACTGGTTTCAGTGTACTCTCTGAAATTCCAGAAGCCACATCTGCCATACTCGAGAACCGTGTTATAACGGCTCTTAGCAAATATCAACAATTTATTGATTATATTCATATTTCTGACCAATTTAGCGGTCCCATACAACAAGACGAAAcgaatgttttaaaacaacctGAAACTAAACCCGTACTTATGGCCGGTTTTAATTTACCCAAGGATGGTGATATGGAATCTGTAAAACCATTGcttattttgattttctatttaatgGAGCGCCTTAAAGTTCAACGTATATCCAAGGAg GGTATCCAAAAAGCCGAAAAGAATAGAGCTCGCGTCGAGGAAGAATTTTTGAAGAGTACTCATGCTGCCCGTGCCGAAGCAGCAGCTCAGCGTCGCGAAGAGAAACGCAAAGCTGAAAAAGAACGTATCATGGCTGAAGATGATCCCGAAAAGCAACGTCGTTGGGAGgcaaaagaacaaaaacgtCAGGCCAAAAAGAAGACACCTAAAATGAAACGTTTAGCCGTTAAATCGCTTTAA
- the LOC111679164 gene encoding outer dense fiber protein 2 gives MASEPEPVSALSEREEAGTEFSTNEEYAEEIDIEQHETDDYGEDYTPLSSNEDPENQRQYKEYRRLERDIKYQNEMLENLKLQIQKMSDKPCLTRSERNDLKTLKDNWEQELQKLRCLIEKAIHLQNYGSKRHYREFPLITTFDEDNLNLTMRTCETLQTQTKTQNRRASGGESSEMDRSCSYRESQMSVAEERKLMKEICAALKECNNLKECRLHKKQQSPAGKEKDDSMDRINNKINCMQQTISKLKEELKKRNAQASCCGSCNKNETNKKSTAMTPSSGLDTLMCLGKKSEKTENFEQLKENYLYLLTEFSKKDEQLKDLTKKLKSSCANCSSNNADSNIQGNADESELILLRNRINEMNEEQVEFKCLMREQSVQLDDYRNKYLTAQQKVEEQAALLEKLNMNNKRIEKQINLEVKEIRAKFQEKLAELLHFPRLLENEQIKLAQTCKEKEELETKLVIVCKELKKLKTKTQDNNSEDCKPQLQRCQQELGHVKKTLEEIQKQRDMFCEQLRTTMDDLNTLRSESAKIIARTKERADVIKQQQQDQIDRLEKQLAQCRATACLSVSDRESVIREMQGQLNTLSYSFDAAQKQIKTLRNHIAFMSNENSFPAKC, from the exons atggctAGTGAACCAGAACCAGTTTCGGCACTATCCGAAAGAGAAGAAGCTGGAACGGAATTTTCCACAAACGAAGAATATGCAGAAGAAATTGATATTGAACAGCATGAAACTGATGATTATGGCGAAGATTATACACCGCTAAGTTCCAATGAAGACCCCGAAAATCAACGACAATATAAAGAATATAGACGTCTTGAAAGagatataaaatatcaaaatgaaaTGTTGGAAAATcttaaattacaaatacaaaaaatgtccGATAAGCCTTGTCTAACACGCAGTGAACGTAATGATTTGAAAACCCTTAAAGATAACTGGGAACAGGAACTACAAAAGCTACGTTGTCTTATTGAAAAAGCTATACATTTACAGAATTATGGCTCGAAAAGACACTATCGTGAATTTCCACTTATAACCACATTCGATGAAGATAATTTAAATCTTACAATGCGCACCTGTGAAACCttacaaacacaaacaaaaacacaaaatagaAGAGCATCTGGTGGAGAGTCTAGTGAAATGGATAGATCCTGTTCATATCGTGAAAGTCAAATGAGTGTAGCGGAAGAGAGAAAGCTAATGAAAGAGATTTGTGCCGCTCTTAAAGAATGTAATAATCTTAAGGAATGTCGTTTGCATAAGAAGCAGCAATCGCCAGCTGGCAAAGAAAAGGATGATTCAATGGATagaattaacaataaaataaattgtatgcaACAAACTATAAGTAAGCTAAAGGAAGAATTAAAGAAACGTAATGCGCAGGCAAGTTGTTGTGGTTCTTgcaataaaaatgaaacaaataaaaaatctaccGCTATGACTCCAAGTTCAGGCCTAGATACTCTAATGTGTCTtggcaaaaaaagtgaaaaaaccGAAAATTTTGAACAATTAAAGGAAAACTATTTGTATCTGTTGACAGAATTTAGCAAAAAGGATGAACAACTTAaggatttaacaaaaaa ACTAAAATCGTCCTGTGCCAACTGCAGTAGCAACAACGCTGACTCTAACATCCAAGGCAATGCCGATGAATCCGAATTAATACTTTTACGCAATCGTATCAATGAAATGAACGAAGAACAAGTCGAATTCAAATGTCTAATGAGAGAACAATCTGTGCAATTGGATGATTATCGCAATAAATATCTAACGGCTCAACAAAAAGTCGAAGAACAAGCGGCTCTTCTCGAAAAGcttaatatgaataataaacgcattgaaaaacaaataaatctagAAGTTAAAGAGATACGCgccaaatttcaagaaaaacttGCTGAACTATTGCATTTTCCTAGACTTTTGGAAAACGAACAGATTAAGTTGGCTCAAACGTGCAAGGAGAAGGAAGAGCTTGAAACTAAGCTGGTAATAGTGTGTAAAGaacttaaaaagcttaaaaccaAAACGCAAGATAACAATAGTGAAGATTGTAAACCTCAATTGCAAAGGTGTCAACAGGAATTGGGTCATGTCAAGAAAACTCTAGAAGAAATACAAAAGCAAAGAGATATGTTCTGTGAACAGTTGAGAACTACCATGGACGATTTGAATACATTACGTTCGGAATCAGCTAAAATAATAGCCAGAACAAAAGAGCGTGCCGATGTtattaagcaacaacaacaagatcaAATTGATCGTTTGGAAAAGCAATTGGCACAGTGTCGTGCCACTGCTTGTTTGTCCGTAAGCGATCGTGAATCGGTTATACGAGAAATGCAAGGACAATTGAATACTTTGTCCTACAGTTTTGATGCtgcacaaaaacaaattaaaactctTAGAAATCATATAGCCTTTATGTctaatgaaaatagttttccCGCCAAATGTTAA